In the Salmo trutta chromosome 13, fSalTru1.1, whole genome shotgun sequence genome, AATCAGTTTAACAGAGTTAGATCCTACACCCTAACCTCACTCCACAACTTGAAATGTCTCCACTATCTGCTATTTTGGCAGCATCTGACATTCATGTTAAATCTTCTCCAACATTAGCAGGGATTTGTCATTTGTAAACCACCTCTGTAGGTTCCTTCTCTTCCCCAGGTGGTAACTCATCTTCCCCCTCAGCCAGCTCAGCCTTCTCAGTCTTGTGGATCTGTTTAGATTCTTCAAGCAACCCCTCATACTCCTCTGCTGAGAGGACGTCCTTGGGGGCATGAGCATTAAGATGAGTCTTGAATctgtaagagagagaggagggatagagagagtggaTAAGATTCACTAGGTCAGCAAATAAGAGGTCCCGATTAAGAAGTGAGCTTGATAATCATACGATTATCAAAATCTAGAATTTAATCAAATGTAAAAAATTCGTAGTTTTGACTGATTTGAAGCTCTACTGTTTCTCTTAGTAGAGAAAGTGTACTGTTTGTGAATGTGTATAGTCTCACTTCTCATAGTGGCTGCTGTACAGCTGAGTGGGGACTCTGAGGATTCTGTCGTAGACTCCAGTGGCAGCCTTCATGTCTCCCTGCTCCTTCTCCCACTCGATGTACAGCTCCCACAGACGGTCAGAGTGGAAGTCTAGTCCTGCCGCTGCCACCGCCTCTTCAAATGCACTGGGCAGATGAGACAAAAAATCAGTCAATCAGATTTATATAAAAATAGTTCGGGTTGTTAGAACATTACGTTGACAATAAGTACTGAATGGAAAAAGGTGGTGTTCTGGCTAGAGTTGAATGTAAAGCTGGCAAAAGAAGTAAACAAATGTGTATAAGTGTGACACTGAGTTTAAGAGTGTATACCTGCGAATGCAGTGAGAGGACTCTGGCAGGTTCATGTTGAGTGTGCCCAGTAGCAGGTTAATGTAGTGGATCCACAGATCTACACTCAGAGGGATGGCCTTCAGACCCTGAACACACACCTGGAACAACACAAAAACATTATGAAGCCATCATGTCACTTAGATCATTTCCTAGTGCCAAAGACTTTCAAAGAATGTAGCACTGCGGTATGTGCCCTTTGTTTAGTCAATGGCTATTAAACATAGCAGATGCTggttattaaacaactaattgaccgacatCGGTTCAATTACTGGAATTCcatttagtagagagagagagagagacagttcgTGAAAGTATAGCTTACCTACTTTGAAAAACGAGTAAAATAATTGTCAGATAGCATACTTAGGCAGGCTAGTTAAATAGGATGACTACAGACAGTTCAGTATGGGGAGCACAGAGATAACGGTAGATGGTTGGCTGGCAGGATGCTACTGCCTGTGCAGAGATTagtcaaatgttttatttaactaggcaagtcagttaagaacaaattcttatttacaattacggcctaccccGGCATAATCCGAACCAGaaagatgctgggccaattgtgcgccgccctatgggactcccaatcatggccggttgtgattgggagtcccatagtaatttcctttttttctatatggacctgacagagacaatgaatattttcaatgttttggcaattgaatgtttGCTATTTTTGGCCTTCAAATTTCCATTAAATAGgtatttcataatgcatttaatgtttaaaaaaattattgaaCAAGAAATCGAAAACAGTGATTATTTAAAAAACAATctaaccaaaacaaacaaaaaaatcactAATCGCTTAGCACTACAAGACCCACATCAGTGTCACTTTTACCAAACACTCTTCTTCATCATACCTCCTGAGCTTTGTTGGTGTAGCCTGCACGTCGCTCCAAGTCGGCAAACTTCTTCCAATATCCGTAGCACAGGGGGTAACGCGCCAGAAAGGCAACTAGCGCTCGACGTGATGCTGTCATGTGACTCTGGGGACCATTAGAAATCTGGGTTAGCTGCAAATTCACTAAGTAACAATGAGTTTAGTTGTCAGTTTAGTTTAAATCATTATTGATGTGAAGTGTTGGTTTCAACTTCAACACTGCATTCCTTAACAACAGTGGTATGGTTATCTACGCCTTTACTATTCACGCAGAGGATCTTTGGTTATGTCAAAATGCCAATAGGAATCTTGTCTGTCCCCTCAGCTCTCCTCACCTCTTGCTCACTGTACTGCAGCAGGTCAGTCCAGCTGGAGAAGTCCTGTGGATTGTCATGGGCCAGCTTCCAGAGTCGGTCAAAGTCCGCCGGCAACTCtccgtcctcttcctcctcattctCCACCAGAGGCATGTTGTATGCTGTCGCAGCTGCTGCTTCTGAAGCCTCTTCTCCACCATTCCCCTCTGATACCTCTTCCATCTCTGTTGGAGGTTGGACAGCCTCCGTGGCTTCCGGAGCTTTCAAATGAGAAATTGAGAAAGTTACACAGGGAAGATGTTTTTAAATCTATAACACAAAGAAATGGCTGGCCTGCTCGATAATGCATAAGCAGATGTCATTTACAGACTAAATGTAAATGAATGCCATTATAAAGGAAATTTCAGTCACTGATGGTGTTTTTAGCCATTCATTCATTAGGATTTCAAGATACTACACAGAGATCATGACGTCGGCAATGTCAACAAACGGCATAAACTTCTGAAATTCTGCAGGGGAACAGCGATTTATGTCTGCTTCTACAGTCGTTAGATCAGATTAACATACCATAACAAAATACTCGGGCTAGCAAGTACTAGCTAGTTGATTTACTCTGGTACTAGCTGGGGGAAAGACAATTTCTGTTTCGCCAGTTTGCGCAACAGAAATTCATGTTAGCCATGTCGGCTAGTTAGAAAGCTAGCCATCGTTTCACATGCGTCGTTGCGACTGCTAGCTGACCTGCGAAGTTACAAACGACTATGCATATGATCTTTACGTCACTATTGAATAGCTTCATcaatatatttgtattatttaatgTTTTTACAACCCGAAGGACCCTCCATTAGCCCGTTGCTGCTCAGGTCTTCTAAATCCGAGCCTTCGGCCGCCATGTTTGAAAATGACAGAAATTACGTCACTCCTATGCGACAAGTACCTACTTCAAGAGGtagtcactagttaccacagccacaaagtcataaaccccactTATTTCTAACCAAACCCTTTTTATCTTCTTTAAAAGTTTGATTTTAACCCTAACCACTCTGCTAACCTAATGACTAACCATAACTTTACATTTAGAcgaaaaatgtttattttcatgAACGTTGACGATATAGCGCATTttcactttgtggctgtggtaacatTGGTCCGTTCTATTCGGGGTCCTTGGGACGGCCATACCCTCCATTActccattgaagttgacatttaaaattaGTTATGGTTAGAGTAGGTGTTAAAGTTACGGCACAAACCGTACAGTATGAATATAGGCTAAAACTGCTTATtcaatagaaatccccgatcacacttgtaggcgatgtcattgCGACGTTGGCTAGCAAAGCTCATGACGTCTACCACAAGGCTGCTGAAGAGAGACCGGCtcttaataatggctggaatggtatcaaacacatggaaactatgTGTTCGATACAATTCcatttattccgttccagccagTCCTATGAGCCCGTCTTCTCTAATGTCGGTACCACCGGCCACCTGTGGTGAAACAAGTAATCGGGTCTAACAGTCGTCTCCCGTCGAACTGCACATGTGCAAGCCGTCAAATCAAaactccttcgatataaagttgtttttgacggaaatgaaaacatgtcactttcacgaggttggagaaATAACCTGTTCAACTACTTAATTGactcgaatctaggttgtgctTTTAGATTTCGTGAAAAATATATTATCGAAGAATTTTTCACTTCATTCATTGACAACTCAAACACCAAACCCTGCCGTGGTCTGTTTAGTCTATTTTGCAAATGTTTTcggaagtctcgcgatgttgcATCTCTGGGTTACGGTTAAGGGTAGTACGTATGTTCCTGGGATCCCGAATAGCATTGACCGAAAAAAAATGCCACCGAGCGTTGATTTAGGGTCAGTTGGCATATTTCACAGAAAGTATTCATAGGAATAATATAAACCAGCCTTTCTTAAAAACGTCCGGTATTATTGTAGTCCAGATTCGTATTCTGCACAGACACAATTGTATTGAAAAGCGTTAGGTTTACCAAATATCTTTATATACAATAAATCAACAGGCATTTGATTGGGAATGTAGTTACTTTATTATCACCCCTATCTACGTAAGCTGCATGAATTCATATAATTAAAAACAATGCTCTCTCACATTTGGTCAAGTTTATTTTCACTTGGTCTGCCATCTTATCACATACAACTGGCCTCCTTCCTTCCTGGTTCCAACACCTAAGAACATGTGCTGAGAATGTTACAGTAagattttaaaaaaacaaaacaagaaaaactatTCTAAAATGCTTTATCGCCAAGGACAGTAGGGAACGCAACAACCCCATAAAAAGATGCTATTATCAACCAGGACCGGTCCCATGTCTCCCGAGGTAACTGCATCTTTGTAAACTAACTAAATATATCATTACTTATTTTCTTAGTCACATTTAATACATTAACAcattttatgaaaaatattaagaGCATGAGACACTCTGAAGACACTGGACCGTGAACCCCAACCCACAATCTAACCCCAATGCCTGACCCTAACTGCTTTGAGTTCAATCTGGACAAAAAGctctcaccttcctctcttcAAGTGCATTTGATAATTAAGTAAACAAATTGAATAAGTCAGAACAGAAACATGTTATTAGGATGAGTTTCCACAAAGTCAGTGGTCCTAACCCCTGAATAATTCCAATATGAGCAGACTTAAAAAGCCAAATCCTCTTCCATTAAGTTGTTGCTGACCATGTGTTTGTCTTTTACCACCAGTACATAAAAACATGGCATAGTAATGACTGATGTAAGTGCACACAATCTTATCAGAAACTAATTTGGGGATAAACTAAGAAGGAATGAGTAACCTTAAATTAGGGATATCAGAGGTAAGACTCAATACACCTTATGGCAATAAGAAGAGAAATGCCCATGACATTTACAGATCGTCTTGGATCAGTGCTGCATTGTTGCTTGGTGGAGTTTCTACTAAAACCTGAATAGAATGTGGCACGAGTTGAAAATAAAGGGAGCGGTTTGGCTTTCCGGTTGATTGCTCTTCAGTAATTACAGGGGGTAATGGAATGAAAACATGAAATAAGAAGAAATAAGAATTTAAAGTCAGAAGACATGGCCAGATATGGAATTAATAACACATACTAACTACACTACAGCCTCTGAATGAGTGTCTTAattttgttgtcagcaaacttattCAATGATCTCTTACATCTAAAGCATACTTGACGGAAAACCTAAAATAATCATCCATCAGACTTGAATGTCTTCGAGTACTTCCAAACATTCACTACAACATCATGATTTGAACTGTGAAGAATTTCCCTAAAATGCAACTAACAATAAATCTACCTAGCAACCCTTCAGTAAGTTGACCAACTGTCTGTTTGACTGAACGCAAGATGGACATGGAAGCGACACGGGTTAAGATCTACAGGCAGTGTTTGTATGCAAGCTTGGTATGAAATATTGTGTGTTTGGATAGTCCTCTATCCCCTGTCCAGTCCGTGTACCACATTAAAGCAGTTCGTCAAATATCTTGCTTGGTGCGTTACAACTGCAACCCGTGTCCACTAAGTCCCTCCATCTCTCGTTCAGTCCGGTTCAGTCATCGTCCTCCCCCATTGTTACTGAAGCACCACAGTCCAGTCCAGCCCTGCGTTGACACCCGGCTTGCGAAGGGTTAACACCGACATGGAGGTATCAAACTCAAACTCCAGCAGGCTCTCCTTGCCATCTACAGAGAAAAGACATCAGAATAGATCAATAAGTCATTTGAGACAGACCTGCCATTATACACACAGTAATCAATATCCACAAAGAATGACAGTTTATTGGCCAACTGTTTCCATCTCATAATTGCCTACTTGGGTGTGAAAACAGGAAACATTCAAACACAATGACTTACTGGCATCTTAACTTGGTACACATACCCATAGTATGAATAAGACACTGGAAAAACTCACCAGGAGTCTTCAGAGTGGCCTTGCTGGGCTTACTGGCCCCCAAAATGACAATCTTCTCAATCCAGGAAAAAGTGGTGAACTGCGAGCCAGGGGCCAGGTtcctgcagggagagagaattCAGAGTTACATTCAACATAGACAAAAATCAAGGAGAGTAACAACGAAAATAAACATAATATGTGAGAGAAATTTTACAGACCTGGAGGACAGGGCATTATTGGCAAAGGAAAATCTTCTGTGGATGAACTGTTTCTGTTTGTCAAAGTTGAAGGTGTGGCCGTCGTCTATGTAGAGCTCACCCTGGGCAAATCGCTAACAGACATAACATTTGATAATGTTTAAAGGTCAAATCCTGAACCCATCCAAATGGGGGCAACAGTATAAGTgacaaggtgtgtgtttgtgttacctTGGGGCTGAGAGCAACGAATAAGGTATAGGGGTCGTGTTCCATGCATGATGATGACCTTCGAACCCGGGCCTTCCTGGGAATAATGGAACCACCGCGCTGGAATACCGGAATCTGGTaaggagagagagtcagtcagGGAGTGTCTTTCCAATCTTACCCAGTTCTCTCAACAGAATCTTCAGGATATGGTCTTAACTGTATGAGACTGTTTAACTAAGCATGTAGCCCCCTGGGCATCACTGACTGGTTGTTAGTGAGTGTGTTGTAGAGTTTCTTACAGAGCTGATGGTGACAGGGATGTAGAGGTTCTGGGCTCCGTTGTGTTTCTGGAACGTGTGGACGTCAAACCAGACCTGAAGGACACAGAACAGAGCAGCTAGGAGAGTGTTTCAATTAGACTGCTGACATATAACCTACATAAGACTTATAATAGTAATATAACGTTATGACAGTTCCTGAGAGAGACTCACCTCTCCTTTTCCAGGCAGGTAGGCAGTAACACCCCTAGCCCCCTCCTCAGTCACAGGGTGCACCAGCAGATCTCTCCCTGAAACAGCAGCATAGAAGGAATGTGACTCAGTCATGTATCAGTCATAAAGGGTACGCAAAGACAGGAATATCTATTGACACTGAGCTATACTAGGGAATAACACAATCTCACTCACCAAGCAGGAACTGGTCATCCATGGAGAACGTGGCTGTATCCTGAGGATACTCCACCCACAGGGGTCTCATGACGGGCTGGCCAGAGTGGTGGGCGTGGTAGAACAACTGGTACCAGTAAGGCAGGAGGGCGTAGCGCTGGCGGACAGCCTCCCTGATCAGAGCAGTGTTCTCGGGGCCAAACAACCAGGGCTCCCTGCGGGGGGTGTCCAGATGGGCATGGGCCCGGAAGAAGGGCTGGTACGCCCCCGTCTGGTACCAACGCACCAGGAGCTCAGTACTGGGAGACTTGAAGAAGCCACCCACATCAGctaggagaaggggagagaggaggatgaggagtggTACAGAGATAACAATGTACAACGTGGTGAGGTGTAAACAAACAGGCAATGAACCAtaataatgtaatgtaaacaAGTCATGTAAAAAAAGCAGATAACGCAAAAATAAAATTTAGCAAAAATATTTCTGATGTATTAATTGCTAAGCTGTGGCTTTTAGTGGAGAGGAAAATAGTGGTATAAGACTGAGTCAGACTCACCTCCACAGAAAGAGACACCAACCAGGCCCAGACTGAGACACATGGGGATGGAGATCTTCAGATGGTCCCACTCAGCAGCGTTATCACCTGTCCACACAGCACCGTAGCGCTGGGAGCCAGCGAAGAAGGCTCTGGCCAGGACAAAAGGTCTCTCCACTCCCCCTGAGCGCTCAATCAGACCCTCTGCTGTGGCCCTTTGCTGAGGCAAAGAGAAGAGGTGGTTACTGCAAGTTCAAGCAGCAAAGCTCGGTAGAAACATTAACAGTAATTTCTTCAAGAAAAAGTAGAGGTAGCATGGAGCTCCTACTACTACAGAGGGAGCTTACTGGATATCCTgtctaaaaacattgacccctagtggtcttaatattgactttgatctcaggcccttctCATGAACAATTATTCTCTCTTCTTTATGAACAAGTCTAATAAATTATTATAAAATTGGGTGGtttgaaccctgaatgctgattggctgacagccgtggtatatcagtaTACCACGGTTATGATAAAAGTTAtttttacattggtaaccagtttataaaagcaacaaggcacctcgggggtttgtgatatatggccaatataccacggctaagggctgtctCCAGgaactctgcgttgcgtcgtgcaaatgaatagcccttagccgtggtatattggccatataccacatcgcctcgggccttattgcttaaaatgTATTCTTTCTACAGCTTATGAGCGTACACtcaatatgttccccctgttggTGATGCTTATTATGCATTATGGTTGAACCAAATGATTACATGGAACAAAAATGACATTGGAAACAATTAAATATATGTGAAATTAAATTAAActatgtatgttgatgctaaaaTTATGTAAAATATCTAATTATGGTTCCATATGATAACAGCCTAATATATTCTATATGCTGTAACCTATTGTCTTTTAAAAGTGTCACTCAATTCATTCTAATCAACCTAataattatgacacacccctctctattgtcattggttgcactaattgcatattttgtctacataacctgaatCAAGCattcatgacatcaccctgaagaaggcaaAATGATGCCGAGACGGAGTTtcacccaataaattactgggataGATATATAATGTCTATTATTCAAGACAAAGTCTACCATTGCAAGTCCAAGTTCTACTAGAGTGAAGATGTGCACAAACACAAGCAAACACTCACCACGTAGAATCCATAGAGGTTGTGGAGGTCACGGTTCTCCCAGTTCCCATGCAGGGCGTCTTTATGCATGGTGACCTCTGGTCCATTAAACACTGACGGCTCGTTCATATCGTTCCATGTATACATGTTCTCCATGGAACCCTGAGATCAGAGATGGGGGAAGAGATATTTCATCAAAAGAACAACACATAGGTCAAACCCGGGCAGAAGGGACTTACCTCATACTGATCATAGGCAAACATACTGGCCCACCAAGCTCTCATCTCAGGGTTGGTAAAGTCTGGGTAACCAGAATTACCTACAATAGAAAGAGGAAAGATTAGAGATGTTGAGTAATTGCAATGTGTTTTTAAGCAATGTGTAGCTTCAATTAATTTCCTTCCCTTTCTTTGATTGTGGGTCAGACCAATTTCGCCATCTCTTACCAGGCCAGCACCAGCCCTCATAGTCTCCGCCATCTTTGCTTTTTACGTAGAAGCCTTTGGAGCGGATCTCATTGTGGATCTTGTAGCTGCTGTCCACCTTGATGTGGGGGTCCACAATGGTCACCATCTAAATTGTACAGGGAGAACACGAGGGAGAAGGAAAATAGCAAAAATGAAACGAGACGACTTGTCCAAGTGTCTCAGAaccttttactttctccattcATCCTGTCGACAGAACCCAGAAACGTCTACTACAAGGGAGCCCTGGCCAGACAGCTGTAACACATGAAGGTGCTCACCTTGCGTCTCTTGTCTAACAGACCCTGCAGCATGTCTTTGGGCTGGGGGAACTTGTGAGGGTCCCAGGTGAAGTAGCGCTTGCCGTCCGTGTGCTCTATGTCCAGCCAGATGAAGTCGTAGGGGATGTCGTGGTCGTCGAAGCCCTGGTCCACCGCCGCCACATCCTCCTGGTCGTTGTAGTTCCAGCGGCACTGGTGGTAGGCCAGCGCAGACAGGGGAGGGAAGGCCTGGGTACCTGGTGGGGGGAGAGAGCTGGGTGGTCATATACAGACAGTTGTATTATGAGGGACCCTGGTGGCAGGCCAGCGCAGACAGGGGAGGGAAGGCCTGGGTACCTGGTGGGGGGAGAGAGCTGGGTGGTCATATACAGACAGTTGTATTATGAGGGACCCTGGTGGCAGGCCAGCGCAGACAGGGGAGGGAAGGCCTGGGTACCTGGTGGGGGGAGAGAGCTGGGTGGTCATATACAGACAGTTGTATTATGAGGGACCCTGGTGGCAGGCCAGCGCAGACAGGGAAGGGAAGGCCTGGGTACCTATATGCAAAGGCACAAGGCCTGGGGAGGATGTCAGGTTCTCTGACATTTGAAAATGGGAGAAAAATATTCTGGGGAGTGGCCTCCTAAGATGTtggttgacgtttattgggatAAATCTTGTCCTGAAGGCAGAGTTGAGcggtttccactagatgggccagTGGCAAGTTAAGAAGTCATATATATTTATAGTAACAATTCCTGACAACACAAATTAgcttttttggtcttaatttaatgtTAGGCATAACAGTATGAATgggctgttcctaggccgtcattgaaaacaagaatttgttcttaactgacttgcctatttaaataaaaggttaacaAATAACAATACTTTTTAAAAACTaccctgcagagctgcctccagtacatgagtcatcTCAACAAATGCCAATCTGCTCTTCAGATAGAcaactctcccaacaaatcacgAGTTTGGGTATGCGGGCCTTGAAATGCGGGTGGGAATTATGCAAATGTTTTAGCTAGGGCAACAAGCAGATACGGCAGCGACGTTACTGGTGACGCGTCCCATTTCCGACTGGTCCTCTCGGTCCCAATTGACGCCAGAACTTTTAGCTGGAACGTTGATACATTGCCGGAAGCAAACCGTCTGCCTAGAGAGACTAGGTGTGTGATGGTGATGAGGGAAGTGGAAATAGACTGGTGGACTGGGAATACGAACTGGGTTTCTGTAGTGGGAGTCTGACCTGTGAGTGAGGCGTACTGGGAGAAGACATCAGTGGGAGTGGGTCCCAGCATGATGAAGACGTCGATGATGCCGCTCTCTGAGATCCAACGCACGTCTGTCTGTGGCGTCTCACTGGAGCCCTGAACGTAGTCCAGCATCTGGCCAAACACTGTCTGCACAACCAGAGAGAACCAGAGTAGGGGTAAGagggtgtgtgttctctctgacTGTACCCTTCAATGTCTATAGACAGGGTGGCTCAGATATGTTTGTCTCACTCAGAACCTGGAGAAAGAGgattgactgactgtgtgtgtgtgggggtcttACCTTGCCGGCAGTGTTGGAGCTGATGTCCACCCAGGTCTCAGCAGCGTTGAGCCAGAAGATGCCCATGGTGCGCTGTGCACTGTGAGACAGCATGACAGGGATGGCACCGTACAGGGCCATAGGGTTGAACACCTCATACTGGAACACGTCTAGGTTAAACAACCGGTAAGGATCCCCTCCACTGAAAAaagcatatatatataaatacatcaATTATTGTATTGTCATATAGTCGGTCATTTCGTATCATTTAAAAATCTTCAACCCACAATGTTGaaaaagatcaaatcaaatgcatAAGGATGTCCTGCACTGTTAGAAAATACATATACTAGATAACCATCTGAAAACATGCAGTACGTCTTAGTTAACTACTGTctcaattttttatttcacctttatttaaccaggtaggccagttgagaacaagttctcatttacaactgcgacctggtcaaga is a window encoding:
- the LOC115205583 gene encoding neutral alpha-glucosidase AB isoform X5; translation: MGGRDRDGSISFSTRTSRVMWSRTGLMADGVTHVSEAKEDEKVEDGMWEETFKSHTDSKPNGPSSISLDFSLPGVENVYGIPEHADSLKLKATDGGDPYRLFNLDVFQYEVFNPMALYGAIPVMLSHSAQRTMGIFWLNAAETWVDISSNTAGKTVFGQMLDYVQGSSETPQTDVRWISESGIIDVFIMLGPTPTDVFSQYASLTGTQAFPPLSALAYHQCRWNYNDQEDVAAVDQGFDDHDIPYDFIWLDIEHTDGKRYFTWDPHKFPQPKDMLQGLLDKRRKMVTIVDPHIKVDSSYKIHNEIRSKGFYVKSKDGGDYEGWCWPGNSGYPDFTNPEMRAWWASMFAYDQYEGSMENMYTWNDMNEPSVFNGPEVTMHKDALHGNWENRDLHNLYGFYVQRATAEGLIERSGGVERPFVLARAFFAGSQRYGAVWTGDNAAEWDHLKISIPMCLSLGLVGVSFCGADVGGFFKSPSTELLVRWYQTGAYQPFFRAHAHLDTPRREPWLFGPENTALIREAVRQRYALLPYWYQLFYHAHHSGQPVMRPLWVEYPQDTATFSMDDQFLLGRDLLVHPVTEEGARGVTAYLPGKGEVWFDVHTFQKHNGAQNLYIPVTISSIPVFQRGGSIIPRKARVRRSSSCMEHDPYTLFVALSPKRFAQGELYIDDGHTFNFDKQKQFIHRRFSFANNALSSRNLAPGSQFTTFSWIEKIVILGASKPSKATLKTPDGKESLLEFEFDTSMSVLTLRKPGVNAGLDWTVVLQ
- the LOC115205583 gene encoding neutral alpha-glucosidase AB isoform X2, yielding MAAFVVSPLKMGPLLVLWLAVCLSGTWAVDRGNFKTCDQSAFCKRQRALKPGQSPYRALLETLELTNTKLTLQLINDNNKVRLLLELYRLQGNMTRVKINELKPLKPRFEVPDVLINDPPTEPLSLLSRDENGVVLSLGADSQRLIVSAKPFRLDIMEGREVLLSLNSRGLLAFEHLRIRKDTKVDPEGTENKEETEAANEPAEGEEAKEDEKVEDGMWEETFKSHTDSKPNGPSSISLDFSLPGVENVYGIPEHADSLKLKATDGGDPYRLFNLDVFQYEVFNPMALYGAIPVMLSHSAQRTMGIFWLNAAETWVDISSNTAGKTVFGQMLDYVQGSSETPQTDVRWISESGIIDVFIMLGPTPTDVFSQYASLTGTQAFPPLSALAYHQCRWNYNDQEDVAAVDQGFDDHDIPYDFIWLDIEHTDGKRYFTWDPHKFPQPKDMLQGLLDKRRKMVTIVDPHIKVDSSYKIHNEIRSKGFYVKSKDGGDYEGWCWPGNSGYPDFTNPEMRAWWASMFAYDQYEGSMENMYTWNDMNEPSVFNGPEVTMHKDALHGNWENRDLHNLYGFYVQRATAEGLIERSGGVERPFVLARAFFAGSQRYGAVWTGDNAAEWDHLKISIPMCLSLGLVGVSFCGADVGGFFKSPSTELLVRWYQTGAYQPFFRAHAHLDTPRREPWLFGPENTALIREAVRQRYALLPYWYQLFYHAHHSGQPVMRPLWVEYPQDTATFSMDDQFLLGRDLLVHPVTEEGARGVTAYLPGKGEVWFDVHTFQKHNGAQNLYIPVTISSIPVFQRGGSIIPRKARVRRSSSCMEHDPYTLFVALSPKRFAQGELYIDDGHTFNFDKQKQFIHRRFSFANNALSSRNLAPGSQFTTFSWIEKIVILGASKPSKATLKTPDGKESLLEFEFDTSMSVLTLRKPGVNAGLDWTVVLQ
- the LOC115205583 gene encoding neutral alpha-glucosidase AB isoform X3; this encodes MGPLLVLWLAVCLSGTWAVDRGNFKTCDQSAFCKRQRALKPGQSPYRALLETLELTNTKLTLQLINDNNKVRLLLELYRLQGNMTRVKINELKPLKPRFEVPDVLINDPPTEPLSLLSRDENGVVLSLGADSQRLIVSAKPFRLDIMEGREVLLSLNSRGLLAFEHLRIRKDTKVDPEGTENKEETEAANEPAEGEEKAKEDEKVEDGMWEETFKSHTDSKPNGPSSISLDFSLPGVENVYGIPEHADSLKLKATDGGDPYRLFNLDVFQYEVFNPMALYGAIPVMLSHSAQRTMGIFWLNAAETWVDISSNTAGKTVFGQMLDYVQGSSETPQTDVRWISESGIIDVFIMLGPTPTDVFSQYASLTGTQAFPPLSALAYHQCRWNYNDQEDVAAVDQGFDDHDIPYDFIWLDIEHTDGKRYFTWDPHKFPQPKDMLQGLLDKRRKMVTIVDPHIKVDSSYKIHNEIRSKGFYVKSKDGGDYEGWCWPGNSGYPDFTNPEMRAWWASMFAYDQYEGSMENMYTWNDMNEPSVFNGPEVTMHKDALHGNWENRDLHNLYGFYVQRATAEGLIERSGGVERPFVLARAFFAGSQRYGAVWTGDNAAEWDHLKISIPMCLSLGLVGVSFCGADVGGFFKSPSTELLVRWYQTGAYQPFFRAHAHLDTPRREPWLFGPENTALIREAVRQRYALLPYWYQLFYHAHHSGQPVMRPLWVEYPQDTATFSMDDQFLLGRDLLVHPVTEEGARGVTAYLPGKGEVWFDVHTFQKHNGAQNLYIPVTISSIPVFQRGGSIIPRKARVRRSSSCMEHDPYTLFVALSPKRFAQGELYIDDGHTFNFDKQKQFIHRRFSFANNALSSRNLAPGSQFTTFSWIEKIVILGASKPSKATLKTPDGKESLLEFEFDTSMSVLTLRKPGVNAGLDWTVVLQ
- the LOC115205583 gene encoding neutral alpha-glucosidase AB isoform X1 codes for the protein MAAFVVSPLKMGPLLVLWLAVCLSGTWAVDRGNFKTCDQSAFCKRQRALKPGQSPYRALLETLELTNTKLTLQLINDNNKVRLLLELYRLQGNMTRVKINELKPLKPRFEVPDVLINDPPTEPLSLLSRDENGVVLSLGADSQRLIVSAKPFRLDIMEGREVLLSLNSRGLLAFEHLRIRKDTKVDPEGTENKEETEAANEPAEGEEKAKEDEKVEDGMWEETFKSHTDSKPNGPSSISLDFSLPGVENVYGIPEHADSLKLKATDGGDPYRLFNLDVFQYEVFNPMALYGAIPVMLSHSAQRTMGIFWLNAAETWVDISSNTAGKTVFGQMLDYVQGSSETPQTDVRWISESGIIDVFIMLGPTPTDVFSQYASLTGTQAFPPLSALAYHQCRWNYNDQEDVAAVDQGFDDHDIPYDFIWLDIEHTDGKRYFTWDPHKFPQPKDMLQGLLDKRRKMVTIVDPHIKVDSSYKIHNEIRSKGFYVKSKDGGDYEGWCWPGNSGYPDFTNPEMRAWWASMFAYDQYEGSMENMYTWNDMNEPSVFNGPEVTMHKDALHGNWENRDLHNLYGFYVQRATAEGLIERSGGVERPFVLARAFFAGSQRYGAVWTGDNAAEWDHLKISIPMCLSLGLVGVSFCGADVGGFFKSPSTELLVRWYQTGAYQPFFRAHAHLDTPRREPWLFGPENTALIREAVRQRYALLPYWYQLFYHAHHSGQPVMRPLWVEYPQDTATFSMDDQFLLGRDLLVHPVTEEGARGVTAYLPGKGEVWFDVHTFQKHNGAQNLYIPVTISSIPVFQRGGSIIPRKARVRRSSSCMEHDPYTLFVALSPKRFAQGELYIDDGHTFNFDKQKQFIHRRFSFANNALSSRNLAPGSQFTTFSWIEKIVILGASKPSKATLKTPDGKESLLEFEFDTSMSVLTLRKPGVNAGLDWTVVLQ